The Cryptomeria japonica chromosome 2, Sugi_1.0, whole genome shotgun sequence region TATTAAACAATGATTAACAACAACACTAAAAACATGCACCTGCTAGACTTGCAAGAATAAGGCACACTTCCTTAGGAAAATATACATGGACTTGCTCAATTGAGGCACACTattttaggacaagatacaaaagaGGGTACCAAGAGACCCActatcttttaaaaacaaaaagaaTAGTAGAAATGATATGAGAataatctcttgatcatgaaattttcaTGAACCTCTGTGCCAATtgaccaacatcatggaaaatATTCTCTAATAATAACCACTTTCACAACACACTATCTCATTGAATacatcaccttcaaagctcttcacacATTGACTTTCACACATCTTCCATCTCAAatttgcttgcatatcattcacattttCTTCACATCAATTCATACACTACCCATGCACAACTCACAAATTTGcactccttaaatataagatagatcatcgAAAAACTAATTGAGGGTCGAccaagaaccaaataaatattattACACAAAATGAGCCATGGggaccaaaaataatcaaagcagtccactctaggagaaacaAGAGACCAAACAaatcacaatacatccttccaagtcaaatccaacaaattgaacaaactaaaacatcctccaaagttgctaccaaatgaaacatgtagataaacaataaggCTTAGCACTCAGTTAGTCAAAAGGCATCTTCTAATGAAAATTTCCTAAGACATCTCTACCCAACATGGTAAGACTTGTAGAAATGTTCTAACTCAACCTTCAATGCATATCTGGACCAAAACGGTACaatccaaacaagataatccaacTAGACACACATAACAATAACATAAATGCATATACCAAGTACAAACTCACTTGTGGAACAAAAACACCACCAGAGAATGAATTGAAAAACACTACATGAACCACACAAACATGTCCATGAAATCACAACATAAGATCCAACATAACTGGAGGTCACATAAGACTTTCTAGACTAGTCTAAGAGAAACCCTTACTGTCAGATAAAAACAACAACCAACTTCTACTCTCCACGAAATATAATATTTACCATTTGAAGGAATGCAAAGAATTATACCAGTGAGACATTAAGAATTATTTGCATACATTAAGTACTCTTTTTGGCATACATTAgaaactctttcctacatattggaCTTGCCACAACTAACGCCAaagcatcaaactcaacaacaactcAAAACACTAGACAAAGAAACCTTGAACTGTACAGGATCATATCCGAACCAAACTCCATCTGAAAAAACAAGTTTGACTTCAGTGACAACCAAACTCAGATACCAATCAAACAACTTAGATTTCCAACACAAGAACTCTATTCTCTTTGTATTCAATCATAAATTTTTAAGTTTACAAGGGAAGGTTATGATATGATCTTATGGGGGGTATGTTACATTTTCTAAATGTGAGATAATAGTTCAAGGATGCAttccaaataaaatattagaaTTGAGATGGATCAATATTGTTCAAGACTCTTGAATCCTATATGAATTTTCTCAAGACATCCTTGTGAAAATCATATGTTTTAAGAAGTTCCATGAGTAAGATTTACACTACAATCTTCTTAGGATTTTTGATAAGGAGATATTACACCTTAGGAATATTTAGAGGGAGCTATTAAATAGTGAATTTTTTACATTGATTATtgtaataaaaaatttagaatttttttatttttatagtagCTATTTGACTATTTAGATAATCTATAGGATCACTAATGGGGTCATAATATGAGGATGTTTCTTGTAATAAATATTATTAACATTGTTATTTTGACCTTGTTACCCTATGAATAAGGTTGATTGTGCTTGAGAATATGATCTTGATATATCACCAAGTGTGCATTGATGATGTCAGTGTGCTTCCTTCTACTTCACTAGTTCTATTGTGAATGATATCAGGAGTACAATCCCTTACATTCTTGCATCAATTGATAGAATTTCCTTAAAGCTTATAGTAttcataatattaattttattagtaCCATGTGGTTTTGATCTTATTGTAATCAAAGGCTTTTAGTTGAGGAAATAGGACCATGTTTGTGGTGGCTAACTTATGAAACATATTTTCGAAAGACTCATATAAGGAGGTAAACTAATTTTTAGgctcttgtttatgttttaataaaGAGATGTGATACTAGGTGACTTTTGGATTACTTGAATGTGTTTGGAATTAATTAGTTCATTGTGCCAAAAATATTAGTGATTTTATTAAAAAACTTAGGcgttttaaattgattttaaattctaaaattggtTGTATGTTTTAGCTAGTCATTTAGTAACAAGGGACCTTTCAATTTGTGATCCCTTATTAATTTTTCATCAAGTTTTAATACATAATAATGTACTTGTAAATGGAAGCCCATTTCTTGATTCAAGTTAGTGATAAAGATGTTGACTAATTAATTCATAGGAATGGACCAAGGGAATCAACTAGCCAAGCTTTACCATCTTTGAACAAAGGAAGAGAATCTTTTATAATTTCTTTGCTTAGTGTTGCATAAATCCATCACATAAACTGCAAATTTCATATTGTAAGAACATGCTTCACACATCTTTTTACTAAGGCTAAAATATGGTCATTAATATTTAAGAAGGCGTAGAACCATTCTAATGCTTATACCCTTAGAGTATATTGGAATAGAGTTCTTAGGTAAATATAATTATTTCATATGACCTGTCAAACTCCATTTCCCTACATATGCTTtgttatatgtatatatgaaaCATTGGTAAGGTACAACTAGCCTTAAACCAcccacactaagcaacatattaagcctagagaatgtcaaTCAACTCTCAGtgttttaacacttttaagcctaaaaggtcaaagcttagtgtgtgtgatttaggTCGTCCGGTAAGAAATAGACATAGCCCACAACTATGATTACATTtatgaattattttaatttaacaaGAAATTATGAATTAGGATCAAGCATATGCCActtgaaaatgaaaaagcatatgCATGATCCCAATTCATAATTCCTTGTTGACTTTGTCATACTGCTTACAGTTTCATGTGCCATGGGTCAATTCATCAAATGGTTGTTTCCACGAGCTTTACTTCCAACTTTGAATTTCGCAAACAATCATATTCTTGAATTTAATAGTTTAATGGAGTTTATTATGACCTTGCCTAGACAACTCAGAAATCAATTAAAAGTGTTTGTAAATATTAATTGCTATaatattttgtaataaaaattaaTAAGAACATAGAAAGATGAATTATATTTAAATGTTTCCATAAATTGTAAGCTTGAATGTTAAAATCTCACCCAAACTAATACAAATATAAAATGAAAAACAAATTAgagatttgaaaaaggaaaatctaCAAGGTGGTAGCATGGTTATAAGGCGCTCGAAGAGTCAATGACAACAGATAACTTGTCAAACACATCATCTCCGGAGACTTCTAAACACCAACAAAGAGTAGGCAgtcgacaatttttttttaatatattgcaGGCTTAAGATCGCAAATATACCAGTATTTATGCTAGAAAATTTATTCATTTTTCCAACAAAGTGAGAAGTTGGCTAACTAATGTTTTGTAAACAAACAACCATAACAAACTAATATATGataatcaaaataaaaaactaatataTAATAATTGAAATAATAATAAACTAATATATAATAATTGAAATAATAATAAACTAATATATGATAACCATAACAAACTAATTTATGAtaattgaaataataataaaataatagttaGACAACAATGatagaaaattgaagatacaatacttacacatataaaaatataaaatagcaATTGTATCTTGGTGTGTAATAAGTATGTCAATGATGTGTGGAAGGTTGATTAAGAAAAAATGGTCTATttgtttgcatacatttgtgtagtacatgaggtcaactGGTAGGCCATTATAATAATTGAAATAATAATAAACTAATATATAATAATTGAAATAATAATAAACTAATATATGATAACCATAACAAACTAATTTATGAtaattgaaataataataaaataatagttaGACAACAATGatagaaaattgaagatacaataCTTAcccatataaaaatataaaatagcaATTGTATCTTGGTTTGTAATAAGTATGTCAATGATGTGTGGAAGGTTGATTAAGAAAGAATGGTCTATttgtttgcatacatttgtgtagtacatgaggtcaactGGTAGtccatttagcaaatgatgttgtttgtgcaaaaaaGGTTTGaatagagaagtgatagcttcaaatcaactatgcatccacatATATGGATCCCAACATGACTGAAATAAAATCTCTAAAGCCAAAAGATAATCAAGCTTCATTACCACTAGACTCATATTATatttgcaatagggagagagggagagagatagagggagagatagggatataaagagggagagatataggagGAAGAGTGAGAGACAAGTGGTAAGGATATAGAGATgagaggaagatggagatggagataaagGAAGAGAGGGATATAAAGAGAAGGAGAGGGAAGGATAAAGAGAGATGATtgagggatagatagagatggaagtgatacatatatagagagggagGGATATCGAGTTAAAGAGAGATTGGGCAATAACGAGATAGAGATAAAcggagagatggaagaagaaatatggagagttagagatagagaggcgaacaaatatatatacaaaattatagggagagggaaagagagagagggagggagaaagatgGATGGATAGAGAAAATGAGTCATGTTTAGATATAGAGTAGGATAGAGGACAACAATAAtcaagataaagatagagaaataGTGCAAGATAGTGAAtaaatagagagatatagaaagatagaGGGAGGAAAATATAAAGAGAGatggaaagagggagggagagaaaggaagAGAATAGGTAGAGGCAGAGAGTGAAGatggggaggagagggagagagagaagtaggggagagagagggaagagggGGGAGAAAGGGAGAAAGGTAGACGAGGGCAAATAGATAGGTAGAGAGATAGagacaattttaaaaaattaatcaaGTTAAAACGTCAACTAACCTAAactttcattttttttatataaattttaatacaGTATCTtttataacacaacaaaaacttattcatgagaaataattttataaataaattaaaacatcttttcaaacacaagaaaaacacattactgagaaataatattaaaatattaattttatatcaAACCCCTCTACTCCTAGAGAAAATGagagaaaataaaacaaataaatacctaCTCACTATTAAAGAAGTAAATACAGATACTAATATTTAGCATACCTACTATAAATAaaaattcgccaagattttatatctgtttttgagggggggtttcttaaagttatctttgtacTATGTATTTCCCTCCTCTATGGCTAGTGGTGGGCAGATTTGTTTCAGCTCTCCTAGATTCTGTGTGGTTGGGACTTGTTCCCTTCTTCTTGGTGTTTTCTCAATGGTATCTTACATTTGAGATTTCCTATTTTCCCCATGACTATGTATTCTTTTGAGAAGGGTTGCACTTGCTACTAGAGTCTCTTTCAATGGATTTTTGTGGGGAAGGGGTGAGTTGCTTGCATGCGCTATGTTGGACTCTATGGTTGATGTTGTAGAGGTTTGGGGGATGTAGTTGGTGTGGTCTCCTTTCTTGGTGATGAGAGAAACTTTCATCTTTGTTTTGAGGATTTAAGTGGAATGGGTGTCTCTGCTTTGATTCATGAGGCTTCTGCTACATTCTTAGTTCCTATTGTTACTATTGAGTTGGTTTCGGTAGTGAATCTAGATGTAGTAGGTAGATGGCTCATCTTAGTGGGGGTTCTCATCTTCTTGATCCATGTGTTTTGTGTTGAGCCTCCTCTATAGTTTGAGTCTACTCAGTTGGGTAGAACTGGCTCTCCCTTGGAGGGTTGGACTGAGGTTTCCATTTCTCTCTAGGAGCCTTCTATTTGTGTTCTCTTTTTCTATTTCAACAACATGGTGTTTTCTATTGTTTTCCCTATTCTTGGTGCTCTTGAGGTAGAATTTTTGGAGTTTGGTGGTTCTACAATTTACGTTATTCAATGGACAACGACACCTCTTCTGGTGTTGGCTATTCTGCAGTGACTATGGATACCGCTATGTGTGGACCTATTTAGGAGGTCCAAAATGCTTTGTTTATAAGGGTTTCTACCAGTAAAAGGTTTAGGGACACCTTTCGAAACCCTTTGAACTTTATTATTCTAGTTCATTCTCCAATGTTCAGTGTTTGTTGGGAATGGCTAGGTACTTCAATTGTTATGTAGTTTCTAGGTGCCATCcaaatctagtttttgtggtttcATCCTTGTCTCTACATGCCTCTATTGAAGTCGGTTCTTCAGGAAGAAGGTTGTGGAAAGCCTTTCAAAATCCActgtttgtttttctttttcttgactggtttgtTTTTAGTGCAAGGGTTTTTGTTTGAAAGTTTGTTCGGGGTGCTATCCTAAACCCCtctattctgattatgtgattttagtGTGGGCCTGTGTCTTGTTGGTTGGGTGCTCTAGTCAAAAGCCTCCTTTCAAAAAAGGGTTTgtccttttttggatcttgtggCCTTGGAGGTCTCACTACTTGTGAGTTCCTCCCTTTGTGCACCTATGTAGTAGTTATGCAATGTTTCAGGCTTATCCTGCTTTAATCAATGAAAACTTTTAGAAATAAGGAGCTAAAGGTACCTCATGAAGTCTACtttttccaaaaccaaatatttattaaaaaagagACACTATAATCCTATATTTCAACCACTATTTCTCACATATTGATTCTTAACATAAGCTTATTCTCTATTTTCTTTAACTTAACTTTTTTAATGCATTCTCTATATTTTTaactcatttcatttttttttgcatgtacTCTAATTATTATTTAATCTCTCAAATTATCACTTAATCATTATAATCATCTCCACACTTTCAACATTATATAAAATTGTAAattaaaaatatgaatataaatatgGTTAATATATTGTTAATAATAATCTATTATCAATTGATCTATATTTTACTATTAAAATGACCAACAAGTAGAAAGCATATAAAGCATATGCTTTGTTTTACTTAAATGGGATGCATCCGTAAGGAATAAGCATACACCACAAATGTGATTATATTATGAATTAGGAGAATGCCAATAAGGAATTATGAATTAGGATCAAGCATATGCTACCTGTAGATTTGGCAAAGGAAAATGTCCAAGACTTTGAAAAGCCAAGAAGCATTAAACAAAAAATTTCTAGAAGAGTATTTGGCCTAGTAAACTTATCCATTTTTTGAAAGATTGAGTTGTTGGCTAACTTTCTTATTATATTGCCAATTTGAGATAGGATTGGTCTGAAAGAGTTTACGTGAATAGAATTTAGAACAGATGAGCTCTGCATATCTATTAACAATAAATTCTTTAAATTTTAATAAAGTTGTACGACGTCCCTCCTATGATTGAAATCATTTTCTATTGTAGTCCAGACTCGAGAGCACGTGGGGATGAGCTCTTGGAAACTTTCAAGAAGAAATGATCAAAGATTTTAATAAGTATTTAAAAATTTTAAGAGTTCGTTGGTCAGGTATTTAAATAGGTTTCTGTCCCTTACAAAATCTCTCGTGAAAAAACAAGACAAGACATTGCATTTGCATTAgacagaaagagagaaagagaaagagaaaggagaATGAAAGTGTTGAGAGGTGAAGGTGTCTTCATCAAACCCTATGCGGGTAAAGATCATCGTGAGCTTGTTGAACTGATCAATTTGGATCTAGTTGCATACCCAATGTACGACAAGGTGCTGCATGTTTTTGAAGCTCCCACCCCAAGCTTAGAGGTGTTGAAGGAAACACTCGCCAAAGTTCTGGTAGAGTTCAGAGAATGGGCAGGGAGATACACGAAAGGCACACCTAGTGGGTTCCTTGGAATCAATCTGAATGACAAGGGTGTGCTTGTCGTAGAAGGCAAAGCAGATGGGGCAATAGTAGATGCAATGCCCTTCCTCCCATCTGCATTCCTCCTCAAGTTGGTGCCACCCACATCCACCATGGTCAATGAGCTCTTACTCATTCAGGTATGATAACCCTAACAAGGATTGATGGATGTATTATAAGATTTGTTTTAGTTATTTTTTAAAACTAAGAAAGATTTGTTGATGTAGTTTACTCGATTCACTTATGGAGGGTTGGTGATAGGCATAGCTAGTCATCATCATGTTGTAGACGGACAAGCAGCTACTTTTTTCATGAATTCGTGGGGGAAAATTATTAGAGGAGAGAGTATTATACCTCCAGTACATGACCGATCTTTATTAAAAGAAGGGGATCCTCGCCAACCATGCTTCGATCATTATGACTATAATAATATGTTCCATGAGCACTCTCTAATGATGTCTACTCTAACCACAAAAGAGTTTCATTTTGATGCAATGTTTTTACAGAAACTCAAGTCAAAGCTAAATGGTTCTTACAAATCAAAGAAACCCTATACTACTTTTGAAATCCTTGTTGCCCATATGTGGAAATGCATTACAAAAGCTTGAGGCCTTGATGGAGATGTGAAAACAAAAGCTAGCATTTCAGTGGAAGGAAGAAAAAGGTTGAATCCTCCCTTGCCTAAAGAATTATTTGGTAATGTTGTCTATGATTCAAGTGCTCAAACCAACGCATGGGAGATTGTAAATGCCCCTTTAGAATAAGAGTCTATTAGCATGAAGGTGAGCACCAAGAACTCCTCTAATATACTGTTGCAAAGATAGTGGCAAGATATATGGCATGCAACAATGGTAGAATGGAAGAACAATGATCAAGAAGTTGCAACTTGGTGTTTGAGAGCTCAAAGAATGTCTAGGAGGCTTGGATCAATTGCTAGAGAGCCCAAATGAAGCTCTCAAGGCAAGATAAACAGATTTGGCTTGAATATGATTTTAGTGGGCATGCATACAGGTGTTACAAACCCTACCAATAGCATGTGTAATGCTTAAATGGCCACCTCCAGTTTGTAGATTTGTGATACATTAGTGGTGTAGACATCTCTGCGACGTGCTAGTGTCCATGAGTCTATAGTAAATGAATTCAAGTAAAGGCCAAGGTGAAAGCTAACAAAGCAAGTCATGCAAGCAAAAATGACAAAAGGTGAAGATGTTCTCCAACTAGCATAAAACGAAGGCATTTGTGTAGCATGGAATTGTATAAGGTGCACTTTAGAAAATTGCATTTttccccactttagcaagcatatcATTGTTACAAGATGCGAAGCTAATGTAGTGATAAGAGTTAGAATGATTTCACTGAGacacatagaagaagaagaatccttGAACCAAAGTTATCGGTCCAAGAAAGTGTCAAGAACCTTCGTAAGATCTTTGTTAGGTTATTCCATCATAAATATGTTAGCTGCAAACAAACATGTcaaacaaaaaagtgaaaaattagatAAGACATGAAGATAGTAGGGTATGTGCAAGTATGGGTAGCAAGTAAAATAAAGAAGGTGGTGTGTGGATCATATAAAGAAGACAcaggaaaacaaaaataaaataaaaatcatgtcAACATGGAAGAGGGCCTAAATTCCCCCAACTCTTTGCATCATCCCCGATATTGAAAAGTAAAATATGACAAATAGAGGAAGAGCGattgacaaatagaagaagttttaTGACAAAAAACCTCTATTTTCGAGCACCTATGGGGTAACTCGGGTCCTCAAAGAGAGCACAATAGATCAAGATAGAGACATGTGTTTAGGATGAAatagagacacgggcctctgaccAATCGTGGTAGGTTGCAATATTCCAAGAAATCTCTGACGAAGATATGGCTACGAAGCTATAGGATCAATCGAGGCTTCACTAGACACCACCTATGTATGCAACATATCGAGCGACTAAGAGAGAGGAGGCACATAAAACAAAAATATGATGAGAGGAGCCTCTAAGGAAGAAGAGATGAAAACCTGGACCCATTTAGGGTGAGGCTCACCAACAATTCCTAAAGCAGGTGGGAGCAGGAtggaagatgaaatggatgatatgGAAATAGGAATAATGAGAGCAGGAGTGGAAGTAGgcctagaaacaaaagaagaaggagTAGACATCGATGACTCACTCATAGCATTCAAAGAGACCTCATGCTCCTAGGCCATTGTCCTTCGATGACACTTACGCTCACGCGCAAGTTGTTTTTGATGTAAATCAAGACTAGGAATGGAGGTTTGAGAAGGAGTAGCAACATTTTTCTCCATAGGATATTCCTTTGAGACCATTGTCGATGAAGGAGAAGGCTCCACTGATAGAGCAGGAGGTGTAACTCAAATAGGTACTACAAACATAACAATGGATGCCCTTCCTCTTTTTTCTCAAGGAATAGCTAGAGGAATAGGAGGCACCCTTAGAGGTTGTGAAGTAGGAGCCAATGGTGACAAGTGATCATTAGATGAACACTTACCTTTAGTCTACTAGGAAGGAGGAGGGATGTTATCTAGGATTGAAAGATCAAATGATGGGTAGGGTACAAAATTTGACAACATGGGTGCCTTTTCCTTGTCTAAATTAAAATAAGCCTCAAGAATAGAAGACATTGCTAGGGGTTGTGCAGTCCTAAGCGAGCAAGGAGGTCTACCCTGAGGAACAAATCTATCCCCAACCCCTGATAAAGAAGGGACAAAAGGCATGACCTACTGCAACACAAGAGTAGATAAAGAAAGTAGAGTAGCTATCAATGTAGGAAGAGGGAACGAATACCCAAGCTAAACTGACTTAGGAGCCAACTCCGTCGTCTTATACTCATAATATGCTTTATACATCTAATTCATGAATAATAACAAACATACTTGATACAACCTTGGGTTCCACAAGCATCATTAAGGTGATATATCCCAAAGGGCTAAGAGACAACTCATTATGCGTAAGAAGGGGAGCATTACACTCATTGTATCTCGTCCTATGGCATCCATTAGTAAATAAGGACTCCTCTATAATAAAATCAACTCTACATGAAGGATCAACCATCAGAGCTATGATAGTCTAACCATTTAACTTCTTAGGGATGTTTAAAGGAGCAGGATCTCTGCAATAAGGAACATCCAAAGGGGTGAAAGATATATCAATGGTTTTCGCCCTCTGGCTAGGAGGCGAGATAGGAGTGATAGTGACCATATTCACGCATGAGACCTCATTCAATTTTGGATCTAAAGATGATGCATAGAAAAAATTAGACGAATGAGGTGGAAAGGGATCTATGTATATTTGCAGATCGTTGTTTGCCTTGTCCACAAACTTGTTATATTTCTACTTTCTTTCACTGACTTGTATAGCTCCATTGTCTATATGGTCTTGGACAACCAGTCAGCACAAAAATATCCTCCAATGCATAAAACTCAATGTGGATCTACATATGCCATGGTGAGATCCAtatcaactttcaaactcaactaCCAAAGCATATCCAAACTAAAAAGGCACGATCTAGATAAGATACACCACAACAGTCAACCAGAAACTAGACTAGCTAACACCACTCAACTCAAAACCACATAACTTCACTTTCAAATCAAGCCATCACTAGAAAACTAAACTAGAATATTACACAAAGAAAATAAGCATGTCCTCCAAGCTGCAATACTAAATTCTACATATTAGATAATTTCCAAGCATTCTCTAGACCACTTGTGACAAACACCCTGGACTATCAAAAACAACAACTAACTACCATTTGAGCAGCATAGGACCTATACAATTGATAATGCAACATAAaaagatcataaacattatatctagaaccacactccataatcttcacatactaGAGGAATGCAAATCATTCTTCCACTATAATATTAAATACTCTTttctataaataaatattatttcctgcatattgaaactttcACTACACCAACCTTCTGAAAACACCTCAAACATGCTCAAAATCACTACTAAACCACacaacaacatcaaacacacacttCTAGACCATCTACAACATCCACACTACATacaatgacatcaatgaaaataccaaacaggttgagatcaatgacaattgACAACATAGCTGAATATAGCCCAAGTTTGCAACACAACCACTAGAGCATACATTTTGAAACACTTTAAGAAAATGTGGACTTTAGAGGAAAGTTGTCTCATTTTTCAAGGAGGTTgcaaaaaatttattttctcttatattgtaaatttttttatagtttttagAGTTAGGCTATTTGCTAATGGAGTTGGTTGGATGTTTCTTGGGTGATTGAGGAGGATTGTGAAAGTacttgaaaaaatcttcaaaaggGTTGCATTCAAATCTTTCAATGTCTCACCCTTATTCAAATCGTTGTTATTGTAATGTATGGAAATAGGAATCCACTTATTTCACATACATTatattcaaaggaaaatgaactcaaTAGATTCAATCCCAATTGTATTAGGAAAAGGGTTGAATGCAAATTGAATTCTACTCTTTCTTAGCGAGTTAAAATTTTAATTGAAAGGATTTAATTTGAATGCTAGGTCTAGGGTAAATGGTGAaaatttgacataaaataacatGAACAACAAGCTATAGATACTATATGCAAACATGTAGCTAAATTTGAGAAAAAGGAACAAAGAAGAACTTGTTTCAGGAAATTTAGTTGAAAGTACCTAGGACTAGGAGGCTCTTGGTATCTTGGTCCTCCAGCTATTATATGCAAACAAAGAGAActttaaaaattagaatgtcactcAGGatctattc contains the following coding sequences:
- the LOC131870577 gene encoding agmatine coumaroyltransferase-1-like, which codes for MKVLRGEGVFIKPYAGKDHRELVELINLDLVAYPMYDKVLHVFEAPTPSLEVLKETLAKVLVEFREWAGRYTKGTPSGFLGINLNDKGVLVVEGKADGAIVDAMPFLPSAFLLKLVPPTSTMVNELLLIQFTRFTYGGLVIGIASHHHVVDGQAATFFMNSWGKIIRGESIIPPVHDRSLLKEGDPRQPCFDHYDYNNMFHEHSLMMSTLTTKEFHFDAMFLQKLKSKLNGSYKSKKPYTTFEILVAHMWKCITKA